Below is a genomic region from Pectobacterium polaris.
GTATTGCAGGATCGTCAGCGCCAGCGTCACGATCTCAGTACGCGCGCGATCGACATGGCGGGGTTTGCGATCCATCCTCTGCGTCTGGTGCGGGCGATGCAGGATATCGTGAATGAGGATGTCACGCTGTGTGTGGATATGGGGAGTTTCCATATCTGGCTGGCGCGCTACCTGTATAGCTTCCGGGCGCGACAGATTTTGATGACCAACGGCCAGCAGACGATGGGCGTGGCGCTACCGTGGGCAATCGCCGCATCACTGGTGCAGCCTGGCAAAAAAGTGGTGTCTGTCTCCGGCGACGGCGGGTTTATGCAGTCCAGTATGGAGCTGGAAACGGCGGTGCGCCTGAAAAGCAATCTCCTGCATATCATCTGGGTGGATAACGGCTACAACATGGTCGAAATCCAGCAACGGCACAAATACCATCGTCCGGCGGGCGTGTCGTTTGGGCCGATTGACTTCAAAGCGTATGCGGAAGCATTCGGTGCGAAAGGGTTTGCGGTGGAATCCGCGGATGAACTGGTCAGCAAACTCCGTCAGGCGATGGACGTTGACGGCCCTGCCGTGATTGCGATCCCCGTTGATTATTCCGATAACCACTGGCTGATGGAGAATCTGAATATTAGTGTGCTGATTTAGTTTGTATAAATTTTGTGCCCGCTTATTTGTGCCCGCATAGTAACGATTGCGGGCACAAAACAGAGCCTTGCTATAATGCGTTAATAAATCGACTGATACAGTGCTTTAATCTCACCAATATTCGTATCGCGCGGGTTGCCGCCGGTACAAACATCGTCAAAGGCGGCCTGTGCCAGTGCGGGAATATCCTCTTCTCTTACCCCAACATTGCGCAGTCTCGGTGGAATATCTACATCGTGGGAAAGTTGCCGCACGGCGTTAATTGCGGCTTCCCGCGCTTGGGCTATCGGCATCTCTGCCGCGCCTTTTACCCCCATTGCCACGGCGATGTCCCGGAATTTTTCACCAGTATAATCCGCGTTGTAGGCCATGATATGCGGCAGCAGGATCGCGTTAGCAACGCCGTGCGGGGTGTTGTAAAACGCGCCAAGCGGATGCGCCATGCCGTGTACCAGCCCAAGCCCGACGTTCGAGAACCCCATGCCAGCGATGTATTGCCCCAGCGCCATCTCTTCCACGCCTTTTGGTTTCCCGGCGACGGAGTCGCGCAGTGAACGGCTGATAATTTCAATGGCCTTCAGGTGTAGCGTATCGGTCAGCTCCCAGGCAGCTTTAGTGGTGAAGCCTTCAATGGCGTGCGTCAGGGCGTCAATCCCCGTAGCGGCTTTCAGCGAGGCAGGCATGCTCATCATCATGTCGGGATCGACGATGGCGACAATCGGAATATCATGCGGATCGACACACACGAATTTGCGGCGTTTTTCTTCATCCGTGATGACGTAGTTGATAGTAACTTCTGCGGCCGTACCGGAGGTGGTCGGGATCGCGATAATCGGGACAGCAGGGCGTCGGGTGGCCGCAACGCCTTCCAGACTGCGGACATCGGCGAATTCAGGGTTATTGATAATAATCCCGATAGCCTTACAGGTATCCTGCGGTGAGCCGCCGCCAACCGCGATCAGGTAATCGGCCTGTGATGCCTTGAAGCGCTCGACGCCCCTTTCCACCACGGCGATGGTTGGGTTAGGAATCACTTCATCGTAGATATCGTAGGGTAAGCCTGCTGCATCCAGCTTCGCCGTGACGTTGGTCGCGACGCCAAATTTAACCAAATCCTTGTCTGTCACCAGCAGCGCTTTTTTGAACCCCCGACGTTTCACTTCATCGACGATGTGCGCAATCGCACCCGTGCCAAAGTAGGACGTTTCGTTAAGGATCATTCTGTTAGCCATCATCTATCTCCTAATCACGTTTGATTTTGATAAAGCGAAAAATACATGCTGCGCAATTCCTTGCTATTAGTGTGGGATAAATCGGTTATCAGCGCCTTCCGTCAGGTGCCATGTCATCTTGTTCGCTGGCACTGAGGTAAAGACGCCTGAGAAGCGGTTCACAGAATGCAGAGTGAGGAGGGAGTCAATCTGGGAGTCGTTGTTGGTTTTTGATTGAAAAAATCTAATTTAGGTTTGTTTTTATCATTATATTATCTAATCCGAACGGCGTTTTCAGCTGGGTGTCAATGCCTGCGTTAGCCAGTTTTAATGTCATTAATTTGTGGTTTTCTCTGATTTAAATAATTTACGTGCTTATTTTTGTCATTTATTAAGAATATTACGCTGCTTTGTTTTTTGTGGGCGGCTCGACTTTCTTTGTCTTCTATATAATTTATCTTATGTCTGAGAGAGTGGTTTAACCTGCGCGTCGGTGGTAAGTTCAGTCATAAGATATCGTTTGCGTAGTGTGTTTTATCGCCTAAACGCCATGCGCTGAAGAGGGATGAAGAATGGCAAAGCAGACCCCGTTGTACCAACAACATCTGGCCGATGGCGCCAAAATGGTGGATTTTCACGGCTGGATGATGCCGCTGCATTACGGTTCTCAGTTGGATGAGCACCACATTGTGCGTCGGGAAGCCGGCATTTTTGATGTCTCCCACATGACCATCGTCGATTTGCACGGCGCGAGAACGCGTGAATTCCTGCGCTATCTGCTGGCGAATGATGTCGCCAAACTCACACTGCCGGGCAAAGCACTTTATACCGGCATGCTGAATGCCTCCGGTGGCGTCATCGACGATCTGATCGTTTATTTTCTCACGGAAGACAATTTCCGACTGGTCGTGAACTCCGCGACCCGTGAAAAAGATCTCGCCTGGATCGGGCAGCACGCTGCACCGTTTGGGGTTGAAATCCGTGAGCGCGACGATCTGGCGCTGGTCGCGGTGCAAGGTCCGCAGGCGCAGGAAAAAGTGCAAGAAATCCTGAAGGCAAAAGGCCTGAGTGATGCCGACGTGGCAGCGGTCGCTAGCATGAAGCCATTTTTTGGCAAGCAGGCGGGTGACTTCTTCGTTGCCACGACAGGTTATACGGGCGAAGCCGGTTATGAAATCGCGCTGCCGAATGAGCAGATGGTCGATTTCTGGCAACAACTGCTGGCTGTTGGCGTGAAGCCATGCGGACTGGGCGCACGCGATACGCTGCGGCTGGAAGCGGGGATGAACCTGTACGGTCAGGATATGGATGAAGGCATTTCGCCGCTGGCGGCCAATATGGGCTGGACAATCGCCTGGCAGCCGGAGGATCGCGAGTTTATCGGGCGTGAGGCATTAACGCATCAGCGTGAAAAAGGGACCGATCAACTGGTTGGTTTAGTGCTGACGGAAAAAGGCGTATTGCGCAATGATTTACCTGTGCGCTTTACTGATAGTGATGGCGTGATGCGCGAAGGGGTCATCACCAGCGGATCGTTCTCGCCGACGCTTGGCGTGAGCATCGCGCTGGCGCGTGTTCCGGTGGGGATTGGTGAACAGGCGATTGTGCAGATTCGTCACCGCGAACTGCCTGTCCACGTGACCAAACCCGGCTTTGTCCGCGCCGGAAAAGCCATCGTTCAGTATTGAATAACTTCTTATGTCATACCCTAAATAATTCAGGTTGCAGGAAGGCGGCGACACAGTGAATCCCCAGGAGCTTACACAAGTAAGTGACTGGGGTGAGCGAGGAAAGCCAACGCACATGCAGCTTGAAGTATGACGGGTAGCGCACGGGATTAACGACTTTAGGAAAGGGGATGCAATGAGCAATGTACCAGTAGAATTAAAATACACCACGTCGCACGAATGGGTACTGCACGAGGGCAATGGTGTCTACAGCGTGGGCATTACCGAACACGCGCAGGAGCTTCTGGGTGATATGGTCTTTGTCGATTTACCCGAAGTGGGCACAGTCGTCGCCGCAGGCGATGACTGTGCGGTGGTAGAGTCTGTAAAAGCGGCGTCGGATATTTATGCGCCCATCAGCGGTGAGATCTTAGAAGTTAACGAAGATCTGGAAGGCTCCCCAGAGCTGGTCAACAGCGCGCCTTATACCGATGGTTGGCTGTTCCGCATCAGAATTTCTGATGAGTCTGATTTGGACGAACTGCTTGATGCCGAAGGCTATCAGGCGTCGCTAGAAGAAGACGAGTAGTTATCGCGCCCCCGGTTTTGCTGAACCGGGGGCGTTTTGTTTTATTCGCCCGCGTCATCTTTCAGCGCGGTAGCGATCACGATTGATGCAAGCACGATTAATGCAGGAAATTACTGTAATGACCCAGACACTCAGTCAACTCGAACATGACGGCGCGTTTATCGAGCGCCATATCGGTCCTTCCGTCAGCCAACAGCAGCACATGCTGTCGGTGGTCGGCGCGACGTCGCTGGATGCGCTGATCCGCCAGATTGTCCCGGTGGACATTCAATTGCCTAGCCCGCCAGCGGTGGGAGAGGCGGTGACGGAACATGAAGCGTTAGCTGAGCTGAAGGCCATTGCAGGACGCAATCAACGTTATAAAAGCTACATCGGCATGGGCTACAGCGCAGTGCTGATGCCGCCAGTGATTTTACGCAACGTGCTGGAAAACCCAGGCTGGTACACCGCCTATACGCCGTATCAGCCGGAAGTTTCTCAGGGGCGTCTTGAAGCGCTGCTGAATTTCCAGCAGGTCACACAGGATTTAACCGGATTGGATTTGGCCTCCGCGTCTCTGCTGGATGAAGCGACCGCTGCGGCGGAAGCGATGGCGATGGCGAAACGCATCAGTAAGCTCAAACAGGCCGAGCGTTTCTTCGTCGCCGACGACGTGCATCCGCAAACACTGGACGTCGTGCGTACCCGTGCAGAAACTTTCGGTTTTGAAATTGTCATCGGTAAGGCTGAAGAAGCGTTGAAAGACGATGCGGTGTTTGGCGTACTGCTGCAACAGGCGGGGACAACGGGCGAACTGCATGATTACAGCGACTTGATGGCCGCACTGAAAGCACGCAAGGTCGTCAGCTGCGTGGCGTCGGACATCATGGCGCTGGTGCTGTTGACCGCACCGGGCAAGCAGGGCGCGGATATCGTCTTCGGCTCCGCACAGCGCTTTGGCGTACCGATGGGCTACGGTGGGCCACACGCGGCGTTCTTCGTCTGCCGTGATGAACATAAACGTGCCATGCCGGGACGTATTATCGGCGTGTCGCGCGATGCTGCAGGTAATACCGCGCTGCGCATGGCGATGCAGACGCGTGAACAACACATTCGCCGCGAGAAGGCGAACTCCAATATTTGTACCTCGCAGGTGTTGTTGGCCAACATTGCGGGGATGTATGCGGTATTCCACGGGCCGGAAGGGCTTAAACGTATCGCAGGACGTATCCATCGTCTGACCGATATTCTGGCGGCGGGATTAACGCAGGGCGGGCTGCTGCTGCGCCATCGCAGCTGGTTCGACACGCTGACTATCGAAGTCGCGGACAAAGATGCGGTGCTGAGCCGGGCATTAAGTTTTGGCATCAACTTGCGCAGCGATCTGGCGAGTGCGGTAGGCATCACGCTGGATGAAGCGACCACGCGTGAAGATGTGCTGGCGCTGTTTGCCGTGCTGTTAGGTGACGATCACGGGTTGGATATCGATGCGCTTGATGCGGCCATCGGCCAGAAAGCGGCAACGATCCCTGCTGGGCTGGTGCGCCACGACGCGATCCTGTCGCATCCGGTGTTCAACCGCTATCACAGTGAAACCGAGATGATGCGCTACCTGCACCGTCTGGCGCGTAAGGATCTGGCGCTGAATCAGGCGATGATCCCGCTCGGTTCCTGTACCATGAAGCTCAACGCAGCG
It encodes:
- the gcvH gene encoding glycine cleavage system protein GcvH; the protein is MSNVPVELKYTTSHEWVLHEGNGVYSVGITEHAQELLGDMVFVDLPEVGTVVAAGDDCAVVESVKAASDIYAPISGEILEVNEDLEGSPELVNSAPYTDGWLFRIRISDESDLDELLDAEGYQASLEEDE
- the fucO gene encoding lactaldehyde reductase, coding for MANRMILNETSYFGTGAIAHIVDEVKRRGFKKALLVTDKDLVKFGVATNVTAKLDAAGLPYDIYDEVIPNPTIAVVERGVERFKASQADYLIAVGGGSPQDTCKAIGIIINNPEFADVRSLEGVAATRRPAVPIIAIPTTSGTAAEVTINYVITDEEKRRKFVCVDPHDIPIVAIVDPDMMMSMPASLKAATGIDALTHAIEGFTTKAAWELTDTLHLKAIEIISRSLRDSVAGKPKGVEEMALGQYIAGMGFSNVGLGLVHGMAHPLGAFYNTPHGVANAILLPHIMAYNADYTGEKFRDIAVAMGVKGAAEMPIAQAREAAINAVRQLSHDVDIPPRLRNVGVREEDIPALAQAAFDDVCTGGNPRDTNIGEIKALYQSIY
- the gcvP gene encoding aminomethyl-transferring glycine dehydrogenase; amino-acid sequence: MTQTLSQLEHDGAFIERHIGPSVSQQQHMLSVVGATSLDALIRQIVPVDIQLPSPPAVGEAVTEHEALAELKAIAGRNQRYKSYIGMGYSAVLMPPVILRNVLENPGWYTAYTPYQPEVSQGRLEALLNFQQVTQDLTGLDLASASLLDEATAAAEAMAMAKRISKLKQAERFFVADDVHPQTLDVVRTRAETFGFEIVIGKAEEALKDDAVFGVLLQQAGTTGELHDYSDLMAALKARKVVSCVASDIMALVLLTAPGKQGADIVFGSAQRFGVPMGYGGPHAAFFVCRDEHKRAMPGRIIGVSRDAAGNTALRMAMQTREQHIRREKANSNICTSQVLLANIAGMYAVFHGPEGLKRIAGRIHRLTDILAAGLTQGGLLLRHRSWFDTLTIEVADKDAVLSRALSFGINLRSDLASAVGITLDEATTREDVLALFAVLLGDDHGLDIDALDAAIGQKAATIPAGLVRHDAILSHPVFNRYHSETEMMRYLHRLARKDLALNQAMIPLGSCTMKLNAAAEMLPITWPEFAELHPFCPTEQALGYRQMIEQLSGWLVQLTGYDAICMQPNSGAQGEYAGLLAIRRYHESRNEAGRNLCLIPSSAHGTNPASAQMAGMDVVVVACDKQGNIDLHDLREKAQAAGEQLSCIMVTYPSTHGVYEETIREVCQIVHQYGGQVYLDGANMNAQVGITTPGYIGADVSHLNLHKTFCIPHGGGGPGMGPIGVKAHLAPFVPGHQVVKIEGVLTEQGAVSAAPFGSASILPISWMYIRMMGAEGLKQASQMAILNANYIATRLQQAYPVLYTGRDGRVAHECILDIRPLKESTGISEMDIAKRLIDYGFHAPTMSFPVAGTLMVEPTESESQVEIERFVDAMLAIRAEINRVAQGEWPLDDNPLVNAPHTQAELVADWAHPYSRELAVFPAGSEHKYWPSVKRLDDVYGDRNLFCSCVPMSDYA
- the gcvT gene encoding glycine cleavage system aminomethyltransferase GcvT — encoded protein: MAKQTPLYQQHLADGAKMVDFHGWMMPLHYGSQLDEHHIVRREAGIFDVSHMTIVDLHGARTREFLRYLLANDVAKLTLPGKALYTGMLNASGGVIDDLIVYFLTEDNFRLVVNSATREKDLAWIGQHAAPFGVEIRERDDLALVAVQGPQAQEKVQEILKAKGLSDADVAAVASMKPFFGKQAGDFFVATTGYTGEAGYEIALPNEQMVDFWQQLLAVGVKPCGLGARDTLRLEAGMNLYGQDMDEGISPLAANMGWTIAWQPEDREFIGREALTHQREKGTDQLVGLVLTEKGVLRNDLPVRFTDSDGVMREGVITSGSFSPTLGVSIALARVPVGIGEQAIVQIRHRELPVHVTKPGFVRAGKAIVQY